Genomic DNA from Candoia aspera isolate rCanAsp1 chromosome 14, rCanAsp1.hap2, whole genome shotgun sequence:
ACAGCTGGGTCGATACCGCCATCTTCCAACTCCAAGGAGGAAGCAATAAGGAGAAAGCAGCGGTTCTGCGGTCCATGAACACAGCCCTCGGCAAGACGTCCTGGCTGGTGGGCGACGAATTGACGGTTGCGGATATTGTGGCCTGGTGTGCCCTTCGGCAGACGGGGAGTACCGAGGCTGTCCCGGCCAATGTGCAGAAATGGCTCAGGTCTTGTGAGAATTTGGCACCTTTTAATTCCGCTCTCAAGTTACTGAAGTGAATTTCTGTCCTGCGGACAGGCACGCAGATTCAGCATTTTCTAAACCGGGGGCTCTGGCTCTGAATTTGGGATGTTGGTTGGGACAAATGAGATTTAAGAAATAGTCAAAGCTGTAATGCCAATAAAGGTAtcagaattttcctttgtaaaatgaGAGTTCTTCAGCAAGAGAACTACCCCCTGGTCATTTCATGGACATACCCACGTGgccttcttggcagcagtatgggcCGTATGAGATGTTTTTCTCCTAACTTTCCAGCTTAGCCTACAAGCTGGGAATcttctggtagtctcccatccaagcagttACCCtgcccaatcctgcttagctttgggATAACCCAAGTTTGGCTGGTCCTGCTGCCTGCTGTAACTTCAGCATGATTGTTAATGTATGAAGCCAAAGAATTTCAGGAACACTTACCTGATTTCTACTCAGTTCAAATGAGAAACATGCACATTAAGACCTGGGatgttttatgtaaaaaaaaaaaaacacaagttaaCAGCAACACAATTACAAGCACTTTTGGTTCACTTAAACCGGAGAGCCGATTGGCTTAATTCTGTCTCTTTCATCTCTCTCTTCTAAAAGTAACTTGATTTTTTCTTTAAGCAGTTTGATTTCTTCCTCTTGCTCCATTACTTTCTGCTGAAGAATACAAATgacctaaacaaaacaaaacagacaatTACTGCAGCCATCCCGCATTCAAAATAGTAGTAGTATGGGATCTGATAGCACGGGATAATTTTTCTATGTGGCTGTTCGCTTCCTTTTTCAAATTAAGAACACCCAGCTTAATTTCACTTAAATTATATTCATGGTTCGCATTTCAGCACGCAGGAAGTGTTGCGTCTCAAACCATATTGGGACATCATTTGTGGAGGAATGCTTCTAAATGAAAACCGTGATTTACTATCTGGCCAAAGATTGCTGTCATCTAAGGAAGCATATCTCAGATTCTCCTGTTCTGGCATTTCCCTTCCACAGCTTTGTCCTGTGGCAATGCTGGATGACAATTGTGACATCTAATTTATTGCAATATTTTGGGATCCATGCCTCtgaaaaaggaagatttttttttaaaaaaaaacaaggatatAACTTGAAAACCGTTTGTCCATTTGGGTTATCAATCTATCTGTGAGCCTGTTTAGACTAAATGGAAATACTGGTATGCAGAGCACACCCAGGAAGCTATCTTAGCATAACAGAGGCACATCTACCCCAGCTATCACAAAAGGAGCCCCTGATAGGAAAAGATCTTGCCCAAGCTTACATTTGCTGAATTATGGAAGAGTTCGCTTTCCAGAAGCTGAATGGCTGTTGGTCTGCATGAAGATATGTTACTTGTCAGCAGCTTCACGTATTTGGCCTGTATTGGCCATTTTCCACTAAAAGAAAACGGTAGACTGCCATGTCGTAAGCCCATCAAAACTTCTGTTCTCTCCATTTCTGTTCCAAATGGCTGGAAAAGTTCAAACAGGATGACCCCCAAACTGTACATATCCGACtggggagaaaagaaataaatgttcagGGTTACAGCTCTTttcagattttaatatttttaatattcttgcCCCTCAGGATCATTGTTGGGATGTGCACTGTACAGCAACAGCTAGATAGCGGTTTGCACTTGATTCATACACCAGGGAGGCAAATTTTGGCAAAAGCAGAGATGTGGGCCAGAAACTTTTCCGGGGTTGAAACTTTCCCACTTCAGGCCAGCTGCACGTTTGCTTTTTAGGCCATCGTTCCAAACCACCGAGAAGCCCAAATGCTTGCACAGACGCTGGTTCCTGAGGTGATCGCTGGGTGATGACTCACTCACGTAGCAAAACAGGACACTCCCACTCTGTCTGTTCACCAAATGTCTGTCATAGCCACTGCAGCCAGTCTGCAATATACCCATTTTCCAGAAGGCACAAGTAAGGACCCTGTGTCATCGCCTCTCAAGCTCCCAGTGTGCTCTCTATCCCCCTTTTAGCTGGcttgcctggtgtgtgtgtgtgtgtgtgtgtgtgtgtgtgtctgtctctctctctgtctctctctctgtctgtctctctctcaggtgtctggacatcaactcccagaattccccacctagCCAGGCATTCTTGTAAATCAAGGCATATCGGTCTTTTACACTACAAAAAGCGCTTTATTTTTCAAAGAGGTCACCTCTAATATTTTAAGCTCATGGCGAAACAGCTTGGTAAGGATTAAAGGCTGCCACTTGCAACTGTTATTTCTCATGGCTACGAACAATCCCCATGCCCTCCGTCCTTCGTGGAAGCATTTGTACTTTCAGTGGTTTGTCATGTTGAGAGTTTTGTGCCTTTCTAATTAGTTCACCTTTAGAATTCTTAATATTAGCATCCTGTCCTTTGACACCTACGCTGAAAGGTACGAAGTTCACAACTGGGGTCCTGTTAAAAAAGGCTACAATTGCACTGGAGGTTTGGCTGGCCGGCCGTACCTTGAAATCATAACGAGAGCCTTGGAGTTGTTCAGGTGAAGCATACAGACAAGTGCCTACTCCGGAGGTATGGGTGAACACTATACCAAAATGGAGAGAGaatgtcagtgtttttcaaaaaaTCGAAAATCGCTATCCAAATCAATAACTGAAGCACTATTGGAGTGCTTAATGATTACCATTATTTTTCTCTGCACTTAGCAAGCGGGCTGTATCTTCCTCTATAATCTCTCTGCAGGCTAACCCAAAGTCTCCTATTTTCACGTGGTGGTCAGGTCCTTGTAGAAAGATATTTCGAGgctgtgaaaacaaaacaaatggtgaATGCATTTCAGAAATCCTGGATCGCAGGATGTGTGAAATTTAGATGAGCtgaaaatagaattttttttaaaatagagctAAGAGCTAAAGTGACATGCTAACCAGGTTCTGGTTGTGAGCACCAAGTACGGGGACCCTGAATGGCCCCTTCCCATTCTACAGTGTCTTCTCCAGCAGTGATACAAGCCTGAGCTGAACATGTCATCTTTGCAGAGGCAATCCATCTCCTGGCTGGCCTGCAACCTTTCGGAGTTTGGCCACTGGAAAGAACTGTGAGATCATCTCCTAACTGGTTCCAGAACCAGGCAGATGCTGGGCATCACCATCACAAAGGGACAATGGCTCACACATAAGGCTCCGAGCCTCTGCATTTTCTCCATGCAAAGTCTTCTGAACCAGGTGTTTTCTAATATGGGTAACTTGGTAAGAAGTCCCCGCAAATGGGAAAGTGAATCGACGGAAGAAAAATTAATTGAAGCCATAATGACCAACGATACATCGACGCTTCAAGATTTACTGCCATCCCATTCAGTCTACCAAACCGTTATCTGCCAGGTAGCCATCTGCCTAAACCTAAAAGATACATAGAAATTGACATAGAATGCTCAAAAGCCAGTATTTCTGGAAGGATGTTTAATTTAGTATTACAAATTCATTCCAAATGGTATTTAAAGGTTATTTCGATCTGAACATCTGGCAAGCAGCAGAATGACTGTGCAGTCTTATGCATATCTGATAAAAAGAAAGATCCACTGAACCACTCTTAGGATTTAAAGCTAAATGGTCTTAATTCTGAGTTAACAAACACAAGTCTATGCGACGCGGCTGTAATCTTACACACAAATACACTGGATTAAGCCGTCACTGAAAAAGTGTTATTTGGCTAATCCTTCAGATACGTATTCCAATgtagattataaaatattttagcagGCTTCCTACAGAGGTGCTGTGCTTTCAAAACAATCAGCAAAATGTGTTACAATTAACCTTTCTACAATCAGTTTCTGGGCATTTGTCAAAGTTCAGGTCAGATTCAGAGAATAAGTCAGAAATTCTGGAAGTGGGGAAGGCTAACACAGCCTGGCTTTCAGGGAGTCATAGCCACTCCTAGGCTCTTGGTGACTCTGCTTAATCCCACTTTAGGAGACAGTTTCTGGACTCTTCATTCTCCTTGAATTAGCAGTTGGAAGGGAGGCTCTTTTTTATGGCAGAAAAATTCTCTTCAGTCTGTAAATTTTGAGGGATCCAGACTGTTATCCAAGTATCAGGAGAGCTATGGCTGCCCAGATTTTTCTCTGTATTAATCACAGCAGGCTTTGGCCTAGTCTGTCAAGACAACTGCTGTAACATTTTCAAGGAAGGTGAGCACTCAGCACTCAGAAGTGTCATGCTTTAGTTCTGGGGGTTGCCAGGTGCTTGCAGCCTTTATTGAAAGCTGTAGAAATTTTAGCCTGAACTGGATTTggagaaggaaatagaaaagcttgttatttatttatgcaccCATAGACTGTAGAGCAAAATGTATTATAAATATGGTAAAGTCCTTCAGATGGACTGTGATTTATCTAAAGTACATCAAATATGATGGATTGTTTCACTAGCTTACATTTACCAGTTATCAgttttatatcttctttctccCCTACTGTCAAAGAAACAAGGATGGTATGAGCAAGATAATATACACAATGAAGATCCTGAAACGAGGTAATGTTTTACCAAATATCAGAGGTTATAATATGGGATCTGGGAAATGTTTAACAGGAAGAAAATTCCCAACCCCTCTTAAAGGCTTCACCATCGACATTGCCAACCCAAGCCTTTTAGCAGTGAAGAACCAAATATGAGAAGTCATCTTTGGTTGGCCAGAGTTGATGACATCCAAAATATCTAGACCACACCATGTAGTTTGCCCCTGAATATTAGATATTACAGTGCAGAGAAAAAGGACTTGCaaagtagaggtagtcctcgcttaacaaccacaattgagaccagaatttcggttgctaagcgaaggagtcattaagcaaatctgactcaaTGTTACAACCTCTTTTGTGGCAGTgtttaagtgaatcactgtgggcattaagcgaaccacatggtcgttaagcgaatcatgtggttccccactgattttgcttgccagaagccagccgggaaggtagaaaatggtgcccaaatcgtgatcatgtgactacagggatgctgcaatggtcgtaagtgtgagaaccggtcataattttttttttccaacactgcTGTATGTCCGAACcttcactaaacgaatggtggttaagtgaggacgacCTGTGTTTATCTATTTTATCCCTGCCTAAATAGCCACCAAACAGCAGAATGCTCCCTGGAGATCCATCACGGAACAGAAGAAAGGAATGATAAAAAACATCTCCCTGTCCAATTGAAGGAGCATGTCAAGACCATAAACAGTTACATGTTTGGCCACCATGATCACCACCCTCTCCATTTAGCTGTAACGATTGGGTGTCATCACCTAATACCCGACCTGCTGAAGCGGGGGGCCAAAATAAACGACAGGGCGGAAGCAAACCAAACTGCTCTTCACCTAGCTTCAGAAACCCTCAACCAAGAAGCCATTAAAATGCTACTCCGCTGCGGTGCCAAGGTAAACTGCACAACTCTGATGACCAAACAGACGGCGCTGCATCTGGCGGTCCACTGCTCCTCCTCCAAGGCCGGCCTTGTCTTAGCAGCAGGTGGGAAGTgtgtggagctgctgctgctgcatggcGCAAATGTGCACATGAAAGACTGGGAAGGCCAGGAAGCCATTCACCGCGCTTGCCAGAGCGGCAGAGAAGACATCATTAACCTCCTCCTCGATTATGGGGCAGACGTGAACTCCTTAACGTGGCGGGAGGAGTCTCCCCTTTTTCTATTCCTTGAAAGAGCAATCAATCTAAGAAAGGTCCACGTTCTGAAGAAGCTGCTAAGCCTATCGTACCCTCTGAAGCTCACTAACGGCGAAGGCCGACTACCCCGAGCGCTCGGCCACCCCTGCTGGGAGCCGCTGAAAGGCCTGCTTCTGCAAGCATCTTCAGAAGTGTGGTCCTTGCAGGATATCTGCAAGTTCAACATCAGGAAGATATATGGAGGAAACTCAAGATATTGGCTCAAACGGAGAATCCCAACCCAACTGTGGGACTCTATATTCATTAGCCAACAGTTTTCGTACGCTTCAAAAATAAACGACTTGACCGTGTGCAATGTGCACACCAGTCAAGAGTAGGAGAAATTAGGCCCTGTGATGCTAACCAAAGTATCAAAAAAATAAAGGCTTGGCTTTGTGTTCTGAGTCAGTCCGCACAAACATTTACTTCAATGCAGCGCACGCCATCTGTTGCAATATTTATAAGAAAAATGGGAGGGGATTTCTGCATTTAGAGATGTGCCACAGACACACGGCAGAGCCTTTTTAACCCCCACTAGAAGGAATGTAATTATAGCTGAATACCACAGAGATTGGGGAAAAACTAAAAGCAGGGGAAAGGAGGAACTGGCACGCATGGTGAATACCCATATATTAAAAATGTGTTCATCAGTTTGAAGCAACAGAAATTTGTGCTTAAGTAGAAGACTCCGCTGTTCTCCGTATCTAACGTGATGCCAATATAGGAGTGTGTGTTTCTTCTGACGATTTAACTGTATATCCATGTTCATAATGCACTATTTGAATACAGAATTTATAAACAGATTTTCTTCTGGGGCATACGTAAGCCACAAGCTGATGGAGCTTCCATGATGGCCTTAAAGGAGCATTTTACTTACTTTAATGTCCCGGTGCATGACTCCCATATTGTGGATATAATACACTCCTTCTAGCAGCTCTTGGAAAATTTTTAgtgtccagtgtttctcaatatgGTGATAAGGGcctataaaaaacattttaaaaaaccaagtttTTTAATGTTCAATACTGGGACGTCTTACAACAGCTTGTTAACAACTCTATTTTAAAGCactgtcagttaaaaaaaaagagaaaatcaagcCAGCAGTCTTTTCAAGAACAGTTACTTAAACTTTAAGGCTTACTAGAGTCACCTGTTCCTCTCAGACAGGTGTCATTTCTGGTAGCAATCCAGTTGCATAAGGAGGTTTCACACAGTTGCATTTGTATGTGAAGCATCAGGTGATACTTGGTCTAGGAAGAAAGCAGGAATGCACACTTTTTCAATGCGCCACAAGAAGCATGTGCAACGCTACCCCAAAGCTATGAAAGGCTGTGCAGTTACTCAAATCAGAACTGCGGTAGATAATTTACTGAAAAATCCTTCCTGCTTTTCCACCCTCAAAACTCTTCAGAGTCATAGGGTACATGCCTGACACAGATGATGCATTTTGAGGACTGCTTATCAAATGTTCATATTCACCAACTTCTGAACAAATACACCATCCCTCAACAACGAGACAGTTTCAGACCGCATGTAGAAACACCCCTCCCCACTTCACTCAAATCACGTGGTTCACCAGGGCTGTGCAAAACCTGAATCTGGGCAAATCTTTTTCATACAGTTAGCACAATCCTACTCTTCTCCTTCACTCCTGTTCAGATGCAATCCCACAAAAGAATAAATTTCAGAAAGTGGGCCAGATTTCAGATTTACAAAGGGGCTTAAAACCATTCTGCAGAAGTATCAGaacataattaaaatattcaaGGTGAATCTGTGCTTACCGTACAGGGCTGATGCCAAGACATCTTCTGTGAGTCTTCATCACTGCAAGAATCATTGGCATTTTCCTGGTCCCTATTTTGATTATAGCAATGTAGGATAGATTGATGATTTCCGCTGTCCCTTAATTCACTGGTCATGTCATTTTCACCACTGCTGTCATGTGTCCCAAGAGGAAGTGCGCAAGCATCCGCATCATTTCCTTCAGAGTTTCTGCTGAGAGAATCCTCCGGGCTCTGGTTGGCAAAGATAATGGAACTGTCTTCCATTTCTTGAATGCAGCTCTGGCCCCTgccaaaaaccaaaaacaaggCTTTGAAGGAGACTGTACATCCCTTCATTGtccaagaaaacaaaagcagGCTTTTCTTTGGAAAATAACAAGGCTGTTCTTGTGGAATCCTAGAATACGTACTCAGAATTTCCTTGCCCAGAAGACATTTTGAGCAATGGAAGATCCAAGACTGAGTCACCTATAATCGGGAAACAGGACATTTTATAAAGACAATATATTATACTGCTGGGTTCATGTAAGATGGACTAGATGAAAATCAAATTGGATTTTAGTATGTGTTGTGGGCACAATGCAGTTTATTTGCTGGGAGCATTAAGTGATATGATAAGCCGGGTTTAAGATTGTGGGTATGTACCCAAACCATGACCTCACTATTTATTAATACCATGAAACATTCAAGTTGTTCAGCTTTATGAATATAGTGGTGAAAGGCCAAGAACCTGCAGCCATCAAGAGGGCTTGGAACTAAATTTCTCGTTAGCCTttctggctggggctgatggtaATGACAACTGAACTCCAACAACATCTGAAAGACCACATGTCCCCTATCTGTGGTGCCAGCAATGGAAGTTACTACAGCTTAATCAATGCAAGTTACCCATGTGTTCTTTTTTCAACGTTACCGACATATTTATTAAGCGTATAAACCTTATCGGGTTCTCCACTAATTGAGAAAAACTTAAAAGGATGTTTATGGATGATATAGACGGCGGAATGAAGCCCACAAGTTATACTCCCCTTTTGGACCCGCTGGTTGAACATGTTCCATCCAAGCAGTATGGTAACCTACAATATTGGGATGCTGCAGTTGAGCCAAGACTTTCACCTCCCGCAAGACCTACAAAAAGATCAAAGAGGACTTATCACCCTCAGCGTGGCCAgataaggtgctggcctagaaaccaggaggcggtgagttctagtcccgccttaggcatgaaagccagctgggtgcccttgggccagtccctctctctcagcccaactcccctcacagggttgctgttgtggggaaaataagaggaggaaggagtattgggtatgttcaccgccttgagttatttataaaaataataaaggtgggatagaaaataaataaataaataaataaatgtttcctgaAATGGAACTAGAGGGCGCCTTTCACTTTTGTCCTTACCCACCACCACAAGATATAACTTCCACAATAAGGGCACTGCAGGCCTTAAGGCACCCACTGAAAAACTTTGCACTCTGGGCAAATGGTTTGAGTTGGATGATGGGAAAGACTCCTGAAGAGCTGGGTgacttctccctccccccctcccacacTGGCATTCCACTGGAAGTACAGCCAACAAACGGTGGGTGGGATTAATCAGCAGGAGGGGCCAAAGTCAAAAGTGGGAGGAGTTATCCAACTGACATCctgttttcttctctccctccctccattctccttccccagcataGAGGCAGGAAGGGAGTACTTTTGCTTAAAGTCTGCATCAATGATGAGCAGTATTTTTGAAACAAGACAATGAAATAAGGTTTCTGCTTGTGCTTCTTTTAACACTAAACACCAACTAACCCTGAGCCAAGGACCACGATGCCTGCCTTTCCACAACACCCTCGAGCAAACGTTAAAACAAGCGTGTACCTTCATGCAATCCTGTTTTGTGGCTTTCTTAATCAGGATTTTTTTAATCGCATAGAATTGACCATCGAGTTTATTTCTGACCTGAAAATAGATCAACAGGGCAGAAGGAACATTTAGACTAGGGAGGAACAAACAGCAACCCGAGCATCCTTTTTTCAAAGATGTTTAATCCAGACACACACTGTGAtttcacaaacacacatataatcTGCCAGATTCAGAATATGGGCCTCGGGTGGCAAGTGGGGAGAAACACACCGTGTGTATCATGACATACTTGCACAAACAATCCACACTATGTAATTTTAGTTTTCAGCAAATCCAAACCACCTGTTGTTTTAAGAGCATATTCTTGCATCACATTCTGTAAGCCTACTCAGCATAAAATCTTAGATATATCAAAAGAAggcctcccagaattcctatccaCCACCAATGAGAATTATTCTCCATTCCATTATAAACAATGATAACGCTGCTGATAGTCAATTATAAATACCTTATATACTGTTCCATATCCTCCTTTTCCGAGCCTTGAAATCTCATCAAATTCATTAACGTAACGGGATGTCTGTGCTTCAAAGAGGATTTCGTTTtccctaatttttaaaagagCATATTAATAATTGCCACTAAAAAATTAGCAATGGAGTACAATCACTAACAGACATAAAAAGGAGAAGCATTCCATTGTAGGACTTCTCTTCATGGAGAGATGAGCAAAGCATGGAAGTAGGAAAGACAGTATCGTTCAAACTGCAGGAGAAAAAGGGGCAGCTGTCCCTAACTGGGAGGCCTTCTAAATGCATTGCCCTGCACTCACCACTGATAGCTAAATAGAAATATTGTTGCAGCTTGGGAATCCAAATCTGTGGAAGCAGGGCTGAAAACCAGGGAGttttgcagttgttttttttttaatcgtatggcataacagttcggtgttcatgctgcttttcttgctgggtaatccttgtgaggtccagcagccagatgtgtggactatttagccgtgacaagtcatgttgcccggggtgcaccatgaggaggctagttcACATTGTACCTAGTTGGggtgagagagggggactggcccagggtcacccagccggctttcgtgactaaggcgggactggaactcacagactcctgtttctagcctggtgccttaaccactagaccaaactggctctccgttTTGCAGTATTTGACCCTGTCTATATACATACAGCCACTGTCTATGTAGAAAAATATCCAGACTGGTGACAGCCTTCCAGGATCACACTGTTGATTTCTAGCCTGCCTTAGACACATCTCAGTTTTTCCAATTCAGACAACAGAAACCAAAATACTTTAGTCTCTTCTTGTGATGCCCAAGACTTTTACATTACATGATTTTTGGTTCCAACCTAACATTAACCTGAATTTTATATCTGCAATACGGGAACTCCAAGAGCCAATGCTCAGTGGAGAATAAAGTTCTACCAAGCAATTTTAAAGTCAGCATGTTAAATAAAACACAGGGCTTTATTTAACGTACCTGTTTTTGTAGGAATCATCATGACCAACTTCCTATGTaacacaaagaaagaaatgttgcagTCATGGATTCAGTAACAAATGCACAATCAAAAAGCGAAGATTTGataagtgaaaataaaatgaaagccaAGAAAGCAAAAATCAGCAGTCTTTAAGAAGAAAGGTTAATCCAACAGAGAAGCAGTTTTGAGCTTCTTTTCCAATGTCTTCTTATTCCTACAGTATTCTCCAGGTATTTTACAAAACCGTACCTAAGGAAACCAAAcaataaatttgggggaaaaaaaacctcacagACCTTTTTTGGTCACACAACAAATCAAATCCATGATCTGAAGATCTGCTTGCAAAGAAGAGTTTGCATTCATTGTGCTTAATAGGAGGTTTGGGCATCTCCTGAGAAGGGAACAAACTAAGGATGCTGAGAGGATCATAAGCTGAAAGCTGCTCTGAACCACAGTTGCCTTTTTAGATCTGAAAGCTGaatctaatacagtgtttttcaaccttggcaactttaaaaagtgtggacttcaactcccagaattctccagccagcatgctggctggggaattctgggagttgaagtccacacctcctaaagccaccaaggttgagaaacactgctttagtttATATTCTACAATGAAGTTGATACATCCTATAGTTTAGCATGACATCCAAATGAACTTGAATAATGGTGGTTTTTTCTCCTTGCCCTCCTTCAGCAAAGTAAGCTGCGTCAGCTGTCATAAACTCACCACAACCATAGCAATGAACTGCCAAGATTCCCAATTTAGCACAAGTCTTAAAAGAGTCATCCTGGACTGATCTGAAACaccatacaggcagtcctcgcttaacgatcacaattgagacctaaatttggttgctaagtgaagcagtcactaagcgaatctgacctgattttacagccctttttgtggcagtcattaagcaaatcactgtgggcgttaagtaAACCAcctagtcattaagtgaatcatgctgttccctattgattttgcttgccagaagccgctcaggaaggttgaaaatggcaatcgtgaccacaggatgctgcgatggtcataaatgcaaactggttgccaagcacccaaattgtgatcatgtgaccatggggacactgtgacagttgtaagcatgagaactggtcgtaagccacctttttttcagcactgtaagtctgaacgaatggttcttaagcgaggactacctgtcctagCATGATTTGAATGGTTCTGCCAGGAAGCAGAGAGAGAAATACCTCACTGTGTATTTGCTTTTTGGCTGCTTTCATTAGTTCAGTAATGGCTCGATTATGCTGCAGTCGCAAACTGCTGAATTCTTCACAGACAGCGAAATCGGAAAGCAAGCGCATCTGAGTAAACGTTTTGCAGAGTACTGTATGAAAAAAAAGAGGATGAGACCATTTGAAAATAAACCCAACGCTATTCAACACTTGCGTTCATTATGTTTTTATGGCCTCACTCTACTTCtattgcttttatttcatttaaattatgTTTATAAGTCCCAGAGGATGGCTTCAAGTATAATAAAAAGCCAGATATTAATACAACTAGCAGTTATAACAACACTAGCCTCACCCAGCCCTCCAAATCTAAAATCCAGTAAACAATAGCAGCTACACACCATCGGCAGGTAAATAAAAAGCAATTTTAGagaaaaacaaggggaaaaaaagagggagggggttAAGCTTTCCTATAAGTCTATAATGGTGAGGCTTAATTGCTTTTACCCGTAATGCATTGCAAAGGAAGGAGGCCAGGTCACAATTAAA
This window encodes:
- the EIF2AK1 gene encoding eukaryotic translation initiation factor 2-alpha kinase 1, whose protein sequence is MGRVVAPATGCGPARGRRRAGRARREAGRKRGREEGRPGRPRELREWSAAMWRRQAGGGAEGRRAAPAAIGFPDEEPGPELPFDDSDWPTEFRSANSSQKLMNITSSFANQLLLVSLLEHLCHMYAEDPTRSRRLFQLLCKTFTQMRLLSDFAVCEEFSSLRLQHNRAITELMKAAKKQIHSEEVGHDDSYKNRENEILFEAQTSRYVNEFDEISRLGKGGYGTVYKVRNKLDGQFYAIKKILIKKATKQDCMKVLREVKVLAQLQHPNIVGYHTAWMEHVQPAGPKGEYNLWASFRLLDLPLLKMSSGQGNSEYSCIQEMEDSSIIFANQSPEDSLSRNSEGNDADACALPLGTHDSSGENDMTSELRDSGNHQSILHCYNQNRDQENANDSCSDEDSQKMSWHQPCTTKYHLMLHIQMQLCETSLCNWIATRNDTCLRGTGDSSPYHHIEKHWTLKIFQELLEGVYYIHNMGVMHRDIKPRNIFLQGPDHHVKIGDFGLACREIIEEDTARLLSAEKNNVFTHTSGVGTCLYASPEQLQGSRYDFKSDMYSLGVILFELFQPFGTEMERTEVLMGLRHGSLPFSFSGKWPIQAKYVKLLTSNISSCRPTAIQLLESELFHNSANVICILQQKVMEQEEEIKLLKEKIKLLLEERDERDRIKPIGSPV
- the ANKRD61 gene encoding ankyrin repeat domain-containing protein 61; amino-acid sequence: MFGHHDHHPLHLAVTIGCHHLIPDLLKRGAKINDRAEANQTALHLASETLNQEAIKMLLRCGAKVNCTTLMTKQTALHLAVHCSSSKAGLVLAAGGKCVELLLLHGANVHMKDWEGQEAIHRACQSGREDIINLLLDYGADVNSLTWREESPLFLFLERAINLRKVHVLKKLLSLSYPLKLTNGEGRLPRALGHPCWEPLKGLLLQASSEVWSLQDICKFNIRKIYGGNSRYWLKRRIPTQLWDSIFISQQFSYASKINDLTVCNVHTSQE